From Eubacterium sp. 1001713B170207_170306_E7, the proteins below share one genomic window:
- a CDS encoding BCCT family transporter produces MDKQQTTEKKGFFDIVNKWVFFSSGIALVIFVAFGCIAPQAFANGANAALNFVLKYFSWFITPAAFFMVIFCLWAGFSKYGKIKLGGPDAKPKISKPVWFAIALTSGIAVGINYYGVYEPISFVYNPPAFLGVEPLSSGAILNSLKYTFLHWCLHPYAIYTTAGLCVVFLIYNAKKRYRVCTSLYPLLGKKTYGGIGNFIDAVAIFAIIGGIATSLGFATLQIARGLDTIVGFESNMVNWLIIIAIMTVFYTASSISGLHKGITYISNLNTVLYFFVLIFSFIVVDPIGVTELTITAIGQYFNEFVNLSLFLDPIARTGWVGANNVFFNTWWMVFAPLIGLFLVKLAYGRTIREFVTVNLIAPVVFSFVWFGVFGGGSIILEKFFGTNIGEVVEQVGSDMALYAFFNQLPWSKFMNVIALLIVILSFVTLAESMTMSISAMTLKEFKDETGEASPPRIVSIFWGAIMALAAYTLLISGGTDALQTSVIVCGLPLCVIMVFMMASYFKSMKRLDEYDIYSKGDLSVYDTDEKERLERIAAAETEADGNSVEKIE; encoded by the coding sequence ATGGATAAGCAGCAAACAACAGAAAAAAAGGGATTCTTTGATATTGTGAATAAGTGGGTATTCTTTTCATCGGGAATCGCCCTTGTTATTTTTGTAGCTTTTGGCTGTATTGCACCGCAGGCCTTTGCCAACGGCGCCAACGCAGCGTTGAATTTTGTTCTTAAATACTTCTCTTGGTTTATTACGCCGGCCGCTTTCTTTATGGTTATCTTCTGCCTGTGGGCCGGTTTCAGCAAGTATGGTAAAATCAAGCTGGGAGGACCTGACGCCAAACCGAAAATAAGCAAACCTGTTTGGTTTGCCATCGCCCTGACCTCGGGGATCGCTGTTGGCATCAACTACTATGGCGTTTATGAGCCCATCAGCTTTGTTTATAATCCACCGGCATTTCTGGGGGTAGAGCCCCTGTCCTCCGGAGCGATTTTGAACTCTCTGAAGTATACCTTCCTGCACTGGTGCCTGCATCCCTATGCCATCTACACAACCGCAGGCCTTTGCGTGGTGTTTTTGATCTACAATGCAAAAAAACGTTACCGTGTCTGTACGTCGCTGTACCCGCTTCTGGGTAAAAAGACCTATGGCGGTATTGGTAATTTTATCGATGCCGTTGCTATTTTTGCCATCATCGGCGGGATCGCCACATCACTGGGATTCGCGACGCTGCAGATCGCCCGTGGACTGGACACGATTGTCGGCTTTGAGAGCAATATGGTCAACTGGCTGATTATCATCGCCATCATGACTGTGTTCTACACAGCCTCCAGTATTTCAGGCCTGCACAAGGGGATCACCTATATCAGTAACCTGAATACTGTTCTGTATTTCTTTGTTTTAATCTTTTCATTTATTGTAGTCGATCCCATCGGCGTCACCGAGCTGACCATTACCGCTATCGGCCAGTACTTCAATGAATTTGTCAATCTATCACTGTTCCTTGATCCCATCGCCAGAACCGGCTGGGTAGGGGCAAACAACGTGTTCTTCAATACCTGGTGGATGGTCTTTGCGCCGCTGATCGGCCTGTTTCTGGTCAAGCTGGCCTACGGCCGGACAATCCGGGAATTTGTCACGGTTAATCTGATCGCGCCGGTCGTGTTCTCCTTTGTCTGGTTTGGCGTATTTGGCGGCGGCAGCATTATTCTTGAAAAATTCTTTGGAACAAATATCGGGGAAGTTGTCGAACAGGTAGGCTCAGATATGGCCTTGTACGCATTCTTTAATCAGCTGCCGTGGAGCAAGTTTATGAACGTTATCGCTCTGCTCATCGTCATTTTATCCTTTGTAACACTGGCAGAATCCATGACCATGTCCATTTCAGCCATGACGCTCAAAGAATTTAAGGATGAGACCGGTGAGGCAAGCCCTCCGAGAATTGTCAGTATTTTCTGGGGCGCCATCATGGCTTTGGCGGCATACACGCTGTTGATTTCTGGGGGAACCGATGCTCTGCAGACCTCGGTTATTGTGTGCGGCCTGCCCCTCTGCGTGATTATGGTCTTTATGATGGCCTCGTACTTCAAATCGATGAAGCGCCTTGACGAGTATGATATCTACAGTAAAGGGGATTTATCGGTCTATGATACAGATGAGAAAGAACGGCTGGAAAGAATTGCGGCGGCTGAGACAGAGGCTGATGGAAATAGTGTTGAAAAAATTGAGTGA
- a CDS encoding trimethylamine methyltransferase family protein has product MLTTIAFVDQEKKEKTMDNLCNYTSRQQLGIEVFNDDQCAMIHQAILEVLKEVGVDVYNDKALEILKKAGAFVDGRRVRFPAAMVESAIQSAPSQVTLYAQDMESKMILGGKRFYYGPGPTVINTLDPYTGERKIPQYEDTCKAVKVMDALPNIDYLMDFGTIEGVETNVLDVYCFKAMFENSPKPILHWAYNRSNVQAMIDMGAKVRGSLEELEKYPFFSVYSEPITPLIHENEGLDVMMTMAEHGLPAVYTSAAQAGMTAPVTLAGTMVVELAESLSGLVINQLIKEGAPYIMGGVCTCVDMSSMQITYSSPEFNLLQGGLSKMSQFYNLPVFTTAGCSDSKCLDQQHGIDQATSILMSALYGGNLIHDVGYMESGLLTSMEALVIADEIIGQTKQMIRGIEVTDESLAVNIIKNVGPGGNFLAERQTFDKFKTEWWLPQLFNRKVYTNWEADGKPELKDLANAKVRDILENHQPKTIPEDVSKDCDDILKALIAKYN; this is encoded by the coding sequence ATGTTAACAACGATCGCATTTGTTGATCAAGAGAAAAAGGAGAAAACGATGGATAACTTATGCAACTACACCAGCAGACAACAATTAGGTATTGAAGTTTTTAACGATGATCAGTGCGCAATGATTCATCAGGCAATTTTGGAGGTATTAAAAGAAGTCGGCGTTGATGTTTATAATGACAAAGCCCTTGAAATTCTTAAAAAGGCCGGTGCGTTTGTGGACGGCAGACGCGTTCGTTTCCCTGCTGCAATGGTTGAGAGCGCGATCCAGTCCGCACCATCCCAGGTAACGCTCTACGCACAGGATATGGAATCCAAAATGATTCTTGGCGGCAAGCGCTTTTATTACGGTCCTGGACCAACCGTTATCAACACGCTGGACCCTTACACCGGAGAGCGGAAAATTCCTCAGTATGAAGATACCTGCAAGGCTGTCAAGGTCATGGATGCCCTTCCGAACATTGACTATCTGATGGACTTTGGAACCATTGAAGGTGTTGAAACCAATGTGCTGGACGTGTACTGCTTTAAGGCAATGTTTGAAAACTCACCAAAACCGATTTTACACTGGGCGTACAACCGCAGCAATGTTCAGGCAATGATCGACATGGGGGCCAAGGTTCGCGGCAGTCTGGAAGAGCTTGAAAAATATCCGTTCTTCTCGGTTTATTCTGAACCGATCACCCCGCTGATTCACGAAAATGAAGGTCTGGATGTTATGATGACCATGGCTGAGCACGGGCTGCCAGCGGTCTATACCTCTGCTGCCCAGGCCGGTATGACCGCTCCGGTTACACTGGCAGGCACCATGGTAGTCGAGCTGGCCGAATCCCTGTCCGGTCTGGTAATCAACCAGCTGATCAAGGAAGGCGCGCCTTATATCATGGGCGGTGTCTGTACCTGTGTGGATATGTCGTCAATGCAGATTACCTACAGCTCACCGGAATTCAACCTGCTGCAGGGCGGCTTGAGCAAGATGTCTCAGTTCTATAACCTTCCGGTATTTACAACGGCTGGCTGCTCAGACTCCAAATGTCTCGACCAGCAGCATGGCATTGACCAGGCGACCAGTATCCTGATGTCCGCCCTTTATGGCGGCAATCTGATCCACGATGTCGGGTACATGGAATCCGGCCTGCTGACCTCCATGGAAGCCCTCGTGATCGCAGATGAAATCATCGGACAGACCAAGCAGATGATCCGCGGCATTGAAGTGACCGACGAATCCCTGGCTGTCAATATCATCAAGAATGTGGGACCAGGCGGGAACTTCCTGGCCGAACGCCAGACCTTTGATAAGTTCAAAACCGAATGGTGGCTGCCGCAGCTGTTTAACCGCAAAGTATACACCAACTGGGAAGCAGACGGCAAACCAGAGCTTAAGGATCTTGCCAACGCGAAGGTCAGAGATATTCTCGAAAACCACCAGCCTAAAACCATCCCCGAAGATGTCAGCAAAGACTGCGACGATATCCTGAAAGCTTTAATCGCTAAGTATAATTAA
- a CDS encoding ornithine cyclodeaminase family protein, whose protein sequence is MNFDHAYFEQDRENIAKKLDLGKEVIYLTKPECENIGLTRDDILEITRKTLIAHGKKEFEMPAKIGVHPWTEVFFHAMPAYVPEQRAVGCKWIECYPNNPKKYNLPQTTGLFILNDVLSGVPVAVMDCTWITAMRTPAVTVLAAAALHPDAETFGMFGCGVQGIEHVRYVTRTLKNLKKIYVYDVVEAAADNLIKIVQPEIDVEIIKAASPQEIAEKCEVMSSATIILKDPLCVVKDEWISAGQTIVPCDMNTFFDLKTQYRADKYIVDSVDEHELFAEMGYFPADKGLPKVYCQTGEILAGLTEGRTAKDELIVCSNIGMSVCDVTVARAIFDIALEKGLGQKLAL, encoded by the coding sequence ATGAATTTTGATCACGCTTATTTTGAACAAGACAGAGAAAACATCGCAAAGAAGCTGGACCTTGGCAAGGAAGTCATTTACCTGACAAAACCAGAATGCGAAAACATCGGTCTCACCCGCGATGACATTCTGGAGATTACCAGAAAAACCTTAATCGCCCATGGAAAAAAAGAATTTGAGATGCCTGCAAAAATCGGTGTCCATCCCTGGACAGAAGTCTTTTTCCATGCAATGCCCGCCTATGTACCGGAGCAAAGAGCCGTTGGGTGCAAGTGGATCGAGTGCTACCCCAACAACCCCAAGAAGTACAATCTTCCGCAGACCACTGGTCTTTTTATACTAAACGATGTGCTTTCCGGCGTGCCTGTCGCAGTCATGGACTGCACCTGGATCACAGCCATGCGTACGCCGGCTGTAACGGTTCTGGCCGCCGCCGCCCTTCACCCCGACGCCGAAACCTTTGGAATGTTCGGCTGCGGCGTGCAGGGGATCGAGCATGTGCGCTATGTCACCCGAACACTCAAAAACCTGAAAAAAATTTATGTATATGATGTCGTAGAAGCCGCTGCGGATAACCTGATTAAAATCGTTCAGCCCGAAATCGACGTTGAAATTATCAAGGCCGCCTCGCCTCAGGAAATCGCCGAAAAATGCGAAGTCATGAGCTCAGCTACCATCATTCTGAAGGATCCTTTATGCGTTGTCAAGGATGAGTGGATCTCAGCTGGCCAGACCATTGTGCCCTGCGACATGAACACCTTCTTTGATCTCAAAACACAATACCGCGCCGATAAATACATTGTCGACAGTGTCGACGAGCACGAGCTCTTCGCGGAAATGGGCTACTTCCCGGCAGACAAGGGTCTTCCGAAGGTTTACTGCCAGACGGGCGAAATTCTCGCCGGCTTAACCGAAGGCCGCACTGCTAAGGATGAACTGATCGTGTGCAGCAACATCGGGATGTCTGTCTGTGACGTAACGGTTGCCCGGGCCATCTTCGACATTGCCCTCGAAAAGGGACTCGGCCAGAAGCTTGCCCTGTAA